AAGTAGGAGCACTTCCACTTCCTTAGGTGACTTGTAACCATGGTATTTCTTCACTCTATGGCCATTCACCTTGAAGGTTGCCTCACTTTGAGGACAAACAATTCTACTACACCATAGGGCTTAACCTCCTTCACTTTGAAGGGACATTCCCACCTTGAACGGAGCTTTCCAGGCATGAATCTGAGCCTTGAGATGTATAGAAGAACTTCATCACCCTCTTGGAAATCTTTCTTGTGGATATGGTGATCATGAAATGCCTTAGTCTTCTCTTTATAGATTCGTGCATTCTCATAAGCCTCCATCCTAAGGCATTTGAGTTCTTCTAGTTGCAATTTCTTAGCTATACCCGTCTTGGTGAAATCTATGTTGCATTGCTTAACCacccaataggccttatgttcaaTTTCAATCAGGACGTGGCACGCCTTCCCATAGACAATCCGAAAGGGGCTCATCCCTAACGGAGTCTTATAAGCTATCCTATATGCCCACAATGCATCACCTAATCGAGAGCTCCAGTCTTTCCTTTGTGGATTCACCACTTTTTCCAAAATCCTCTTAATCTCTTGGATGGACACCTccgcttgcccattagtttagGGGTGGTAAGCGGTTGCAACCTTGTGTAGTACCCCATATCACTTGAGTAGTGCTTTTATCTTCCTGTTGCAAAAGTGAGTACCTTGGttactcacgattgctcgtggtgaccCATAGTGGCATACAATATTGTTTCTAATGAAAGAAAGCGCAGTATTAGCGTCATCAAGGCGGGTAGGtattgcttccacccactttgatGCGTAATCAACCGCTAACAGAATGTAAAGATATCCACTCGAGTTAGGAAATGGCTCCATAAAGTCTATGCCCCACAcatcaaagatttcacaaaacaACATTGGTTGTTAAGGCATTTCATCCTTTTGTGATGCATTTTCGGACTTTTGACATTAGTGACATGACACCAAAAATTGGTTAGCATCCTTGAACAATGTTGGCCACCAGAATCCGTAATCCAAAACTTTTTTAGCTGTCCGTTGTGGGCCAAAAGTGGCCGCCACACTCGAATGAATGAAAGATTCAAGAATGGGTTGTATTCGGTTTCCAGGACACATCTACGAAGCACTTGGTCTACTCCGTGTTTCCACAAGTGAGGGTCTGATACGTGAAAATTAGATTTCACAca
The genomic region above belongs to Arachis duranensis cultivar V14167 chromosome 3, aradu.V14167.gnm2.J7QH, whole genome shotgun sequence and contains:
- the LOC107479539 gene encoding uncharacterized protein LOC107479539 — encoded protein: MSPFRIVYGKACHVLIEIEHKAYWVVKQCNIDFTKTGIAKKLQLEELKCLRMEAYENARIYKEKTKAFHDHHIHKKDFQEGDEVLLYISRLRFMPGKLRSRWECPFKVKEVKPYGVVELFVLKVRQPSSPFRVKEVKPYGVVELFHPQSGATFKVNGHRVKKYHGYKSLKEVEVFLLEDVPKGGET